A genomic stretch from Georgenia muralis includes:
- a CDS encoding cytochrome c oxidase subunit 4, producing the protein MTENDRLHQQRPNVEAEKGHGEQTRPMRVEVLLFSAWILFFIPVAIIYMWLSDAEPVGTVGLFLLGGMFAFSGGYLWLTARRIDQRPEDDPRGEIEDRAGEVGTFSPHSWSPLVIGIGTALAFLGLAFGWWLTGIGAVVALVGVAGQLTEFSRGQHTH; encoded by the coding sequence ATGACCGAGAACGACCGCCTGCACCAGCAGCGGCCGAACGTCGAGGCGGAGAAGGGCCACGGCGAGCAGACCAGGCCGATGCGGGTCGAGGTGCTCCTCTTCAGCGCGTGGATCCTGTTCTTCATCCCGGTCGCGATCATCTACATGTGGCTCTCCGACGCAGAGCCGGTGGGGACGGTAGGGCTGTTCCTCCTCGGCGGCATGTTCGCCTTCTCCGGTGGCTACCTGTGGCTGACCGCCCGCCGGATCGACCAGCGGCCCGAGGACGACCCGCGCGGCGAGATCGAGGACCGCGCCGGTGAGGTCGGTACCTTCTCGCCGCACAGCTGGTCACCGCTCGTCATCGGGATCGGGACCGCGCTGGCGTTCCTGGGCCTGGCGTTCGGCTGGTGGCTCACCGGCATCGGCGCCGTCGTCGCACTCGTCGGCGTGGCCGGTCAGCTCACCGAGTTCTCGCGGGGCCAGCACACCCACTGA
- a CDS encoding DUF3043 domain-containing protein has protein sequence MIGRRTPVEPEPEPVLPGKGRPTPKRKQAEARNRRPLVPEDRKEARRRAREQRNESWARQQEAMRTGDERYLPLRDKGPVRRYARDHVDARWSVAEFFLPLALVMIVVMMFAGAYPQLAGGLVLAMYGVLVLAIADSLFMVWRLKKKLAARFGEEKVPRWTGFYAFSRNFYFRRMRQPRPQVGRGEYPA, from the coding sequence GTGATCGGACGCCGCACCCCCGTCGAGCCAGAGCCGGAACCCGTCCTCCCCGGCAAGGGCCGCCCCACGCCCAAGCGCAAGCAGGCCGAGGCGCGCAACCGCCGCCCGCTGGTGCCCGAGGACCGCAAGGAGGCCCGGCGCCGCGCGCGCGAGCAGCGCAACGAGTCCTGGGCCCGTCAGCAGGAGGCGATGCGCACCGGTGACGAGCGGTACCTGCCGCTGCGGGACAAGGGCCCGGTGCGTCGCTACGCCCGCGACCACGTCGACGCCCGCTGGTCGGTGGCCGAGTTCTTCCTGCCGCTCGCGCTGGTGATGATCGTCGTCATGATGTTCGCCGGCGCGTACCCCCAGCTGGCCGGCGGCCTCGTGCTGGCGATGTACGGCGTCCTCGTCCTCGCGATCGCCGACTCCCTGTTCATGGTGTGGCGGCTGAAGAAGAAGCTCGCCGCGCGGTTCGGCGAGGAGAAGGTCCCCCGGTGGACCGGGTTCTACGCGTTCTCGCGCAACTTCTACTTCCGTCGCATGCGCCAGCCCCGTCCGCAGGTCGGGCGCGGGGAGTACCCGGCCTGA
- a CDS encoding superoxide dismutase gives MAVYTLPELPYDYSALEPHISGKIMELHHDKHHATYVDGANAALDKLAAARESGDLAAVNLYEKNLAFNLGGHINHTIFWNNLSPEGGGEPDGEVAEAIKDSFGSFEGFKSHFTANATSIQGSGWSVLAYDSVSGRLVIFQMFDQQNNVPVGTLPLLQLDMWEHAFYLDYLNVKADYVKAFWNIVNWQDVAARLSRATTQASGLIVPA, from the coding sequence ATGGCCGTGTACACGCTCCCGGAGCTTCCCTACGACTACAGCGCCCTCGAGCCGCACATCAGCGGCAAGATCATGGAGCTGCACCACGACAAGCACCACGCGACGTACGTCGACGGCGCGAACGCCGCTCTCGACAAGCTCGCCGCCGCCCGGGAGAGCGGCGACCTCGCCGCCGTGAACCTCTACGAGAAGAACCTCGCCTTCAACCTGGGCGGACACATCAACCACACCATCTTCTGGAACAACCTCTCCCCCGAGGGTGGCGGCGAGCCGGACGGTGAGGTCGCCGAGGCGATCAAGGACTCGTTCGGCTCCTTCGAGGGCTTCAAGAGCCACTTCACTGCCAACGCCACGTCCATCCAGGGCTCCGGCTGGTCCGTCCTGGCCTACGACTCGGTGTCGGGCAGGCTCGTGATCTTCCAGATGTTCGACCAGCAGAACAACGTGCCGGTCGGGACCCTCCCGCTGCTCCAGCTGGACATGTGGGAGCACGCGTTCTACCTGGACTACCTCAACGTCAAGGCGGACTACGTCAAGGCGTTCTGGAACATCGTCAACTGGCAGGACGTCGCCGCGCGGCTCTCGCGCGCCACGACCCAGGCCTCGGGTCTCATCGTCCCCGCTTGA
- a CDS encoding cytochrome b yields MSTSSHGQTGYIPSKPVTATADYLDNRVGVAKAVKFISRKVFPEHWSFLLGEIAMWSFVVLIITGIFLTMFFEPSMAHTTYPEDALPASMAGVAMSEAYASTLNMSFNVKGGLLMRQIHHWAALLFMAGIVVHMFRIFFTGAFRKPREMNWLIGFVMLLLGLAAGLTGYSLPDDVLSGNGLRITDGVVKSIPVIGSYASFAIFGGEFPGTDIIARFFTLHILLIPGLLIALVSVHLLLMVVHKHTQYPGLGRTDHNVVGYPAFPLYVAKMAGFFFIVFGFLAIMGATISINPVWNYGPYDPSPVSAGAQPDWYMLFLEGSLRLMPGWEWVVGGFSVPLSVIIPAIVVPGLLFTLLGAYPFIEAAATKDQREHHVLDRPRNVPVRTGLGVAIITTFVVLVLAGSNDLIATHFDLAINDITWFFRVAIFVLPVLAFVVTKRTALALQRRDRELALHGHETGRIVQLPNGAFMEVHKPLTPEERWILVAHEPRRPMEIEPATDRNGVERRGYRTDALRQRLSRFFYEDRVEPLTPAELAAVHHLADEVEGDDGPRKPIHGGSIGVEMEVSQGHHDDGTGRRSTSVATLTKR; encoded by the coding sequence ATGAGCACCTCCTCGCACGGCCAGACGGGCTACATCCCGTCCAAGCCGGTCACCGCGACCGCCGACTACCTCGACAACCGGGTCGGGGTGGCCAAGGCCGTCAAGTTCATCTCCCGCAAGGTCTTCCCCGAGCACTGGTCGTTCCTGCTCGGCGAGATCGCGATGTGGAGCTTCGTGGTGCTCATCATCACGGGCATCTTCCTCACGATGTTCTTCGAGCCGTCGATGGCCCACACGACCTACCCCGAGGACGCGCTGCCCGCGTCGATGGCCGGGGTAGCGATGTCCGAGGCCTACGCATCGACGCTGAACATGTCCTTCAACGTCAAGGGCGGTCTGCTCATGCGGCAGATCCACCACTGGGCGGCGCTGCTGTTCATGGCCGGCATCGTCGTACACATGTTCCGGATCTTCTTCACCGGGGCGTTCCGCAAGCCCCGTGAGATGAACTGGCTCATCGGCTTCGTCATGCTGCTCCTGGGTCTCGCGGCCGGCCTGACCGGTTATTCCCTCCCCGACGACGTCCTGTCGGGCAACGGGCTGCGGATCACCGACGGCGTGGTGAAGTCCATCCCCGTGATCGGCTCCTACGCCAGCTTCGCGATCTTCGGCGGCGAGTTCCCCGGGACCGACATCATCGCCCGCTTCTTCACCCTGCACATCCTCCTCATCCCGGGCCTGCTCATAGCCCTGGTGAGCGTGCACCTGCTGCTCATGGTCGTGCACAAGCACACCCAGTACCCCGGCCTCGGCCGCACCGACCACAACGTCGTCGGCTACCCGGCGTTCCCGCTCTACGTCGCCAAGATGGCGGGGTTCTTCTTCATCGTGTTCGGGTTCCTGGCGATCATGGGTGCCACGATCTCGATCAACCCGGTGTGGAACTACGGCCCGTACGACCCCTCACCCGTCTCGGCCGGCGCCCAGCCCGACTGGTACATGCTCTTCCTCGAGGGCTCGCTGCGTCTCATGCCCGGCTGGGAGTGGGTGGTCGGCGGGTTCTCCGTGCCGCTCAGCGTGATCATCCCCGCGATCGTCGTGCCCGGGCTGCTCTTCACCCTCCTGGGGGCCTACCCGTTCATCGAGGCCGCGGCCACCAAGGACCAGCGCGAGCACCACGTCCTCGACCGCCCGCGCAACGTCCCGGTCCGCACCGGACTCGGGGTCGCGATCATCACGACGTTCGTCGTCCTGGTGCTGGCCGGCTCGAACGACCTCATCGCGACCCACTTCGACCTCGCCATCAACGACATCACGTGGTTCTTCCGCGTCGCGATCTTCGTCCTGCCGGTGCTCGCGTTCGTGGTCACCAAGCGCACCGCGCTGGCGCTCCAGCGCCGGGACCGCGAGCTCGCCCTGCACGGGCACGAGACGGGCCGCATCGTCCAGCTCCCCAACGGGGCGTTCATGGAGGTGCACAAGCCGCTGACGCCGGAGGAGCGGTGGATCCTCGTCGCCCACGAGCCGCGGCGCCCGATGGAGATCGAGCCGGCCACCGACCGCAACGGCGTCGAGCGCCGGGGCTACCGCACGGACGCCCTCCGCCAGCGCCTCTCCCGCTTCTTCTACGAGGACCGGGTCGAACCCCTCACCCCGGCCGAGCTCGCTGCGGTGCACCACCTGGCGGACGAGGTCGAGGGTGACGACGGCCCCCGCAAGCCCATCCACGGCGGGTCGATCGGCGTCGAGATGGAGGTCTCCCAGGGCCACCACGACGACGGCACCGGCCGTCGCAGCACCTCCGTGGCGACCCTGACCAAGCGCTGA
- a CDS encoding glycerate kinase has product MRVLVATDRFAGAVTAAVAATALAEGWRESVPSDVVRTLPLSDGSAGLVDAVGAALGGRLVPVTVPGPLGAAVPATVLHVPGQAGGTAFVEGDQVLGTHLAADRTEAAVRGTTSGLGALVLAALATGAGRVVVGLSVPAAAHDGGAGLLAQLAGGEAADPLTSGGLALAGLAADGAAAVVSAARERLAGVDVVLALSDDAPLLGLHGAGAVLGQDPAVGPARAQDLERALGRGCDVLERSAPPAPRRSLLAVEPGSAGTRLARSPGTGAGGGSAFVLQLLGARALPGAEVVATAVDLAGAVAEADLVLTGTAVLDARSLTASVVATVARAALPRALPVVAVADEVQTSRREVSPLGISATYEVLDGGRRRRPGAGEGLSALRARGGRIARTWSV; this is encoded by the coding sequence GTGCGGGTCCTCGTCGCGACGGACCGGTTCGCCGGGGCCGTCACCGCCGCCGTCGCGGCCACGGCGCTGGCCGAGGGCTGGCGGGAGAGCGTCCCGTCCGACGTCGTCCGGACACTGCCGCTCTCCGACGGCTCCGCCGGCCTGGTCGACGCCGTCGGCGCGGCGCTGGGCGGTCGGCTCGTCCCGGTGACCGTCCCGGGACCGCTCGGCGCCGCCGTGCCCGCCACGGTCCTGCACGTGCCCGGTCAGGCGGGCGGGACCGCCTTCGTCGAGGGGGACCAGGTCCTCGGCACCCACCTCGCGGCCGACCGCACCGAGGCCGCCGTCCGGGGCACCACCAGCGGGCTCGGGGCGCTCGTCCTCGCCGCCCTGGCCACCGGCGCCGGCCGGGTCGTCGTGGGCCTGTCGGTCCCCGCCGCCGCCCACGACGGCGGGGCCGGCCTGCTGGCGCAGCTGGCGGGCGGCGAGGCGGCGGACCCGCTCACGAGCGGGGGGCTCGCCCTGGCGGGCCTGGCGGCCGACGGTGCGGCGGCCGTGGTGTCCGCCGCGCGGGAGCGGCTCGCCGGCGTCGACGTCGTCCTGGCGCTCAGCGACGACGCGCCCCTGCTGGGGCTGCACGGCGCCGGTGCCGTCCTGGGTCAGGACCCGGCGGTGGGACCGGCCCGCGCGCAGGACCTCGAGCGGGCGCTGGGGCGCGGGTGCGACGTGCTGGAGCGCTCGGCACCGCCGGCCCCGCGCCGCTCCCTGCTCGCGGTCGAGCCCGGGTCCGCCGGCACCCGGCTGGCCCGCTCACCCGGCACCGGAGCAGGGGGCGGCAGCGCGTTCGTCCTGCAGCTGCTGGGCGCCCGGGCCCTGCCCGGGGCCGAGGTCGTCGCGACGGCCGTGGACCTCGCCGGCGCCGTCGCGGAGGCGGACCTCGTCCTGACGGGAACGGCCGTCCTGGACGCCCGGAGCCTGACCGCGTCGGTGGTCGCGACCGTGGCGCGCGCCGCCCTCCCGCGCGCGCTGCCGGTCGTCGCCGTCGCCGACGAGGTCCAGACCTCCCGGCGGGAGGTCTCCCCGCTCGGCATCAGCGCCACGTACGAGGTGCTCGATGGCGGACGCCGGCGCCGTCCGGGGGCGGGGGAGGGGCTGAGCGCCCTGCGGGCGCGTGGGGGGCGGATCGCCCGGACGTGGTCGGTGTGA
- the erpA gene encoding iron-sulfur cluster insertion protein ErpA codes for MSESTEQLTTHGVELTDVAATKVRTLLEQEGRDDLRLRVAVQPGGCSGLIYQLYFDERVLDGDAVRDFGGVEVVVDRMSVPYLDGATIDFADTIEKQGFTIDNPNATGSCACGDSFH; via the coding sequence ATGAGCGAGTCCACCGAGCAGCTCACCACGCACGGCGTGGAGCTCACCGACGTCGCGGCCACCAAGGTCAGGACCCTCCTCGAGCAGGAGGGGCGCGACGACCTGCGCCTGCGCGTGGCCGTCCAGCCCGGCGGGTGCTCCGGCCTCATCTACCAGCTGTACTTCGACGAGCGGGTCCTCGACGGCGACGCCGTCCGGGACTTCGGCGGCGTCGAGGTTGTCGTGGACCGCATGAGCGTGCCCTACCTCGACGGCGCGACGATCGACTTCGCGGACACCATCGAGAAGCAGGGCTTCACCATCGACAACCCGAACGCCACCGGCTCCTGCGCCTGCGGCGACTCGTTCCACTGA
- a CDS encoding dipeptidase — MTGVDDLARRTREAFPRVRADLEDLVRIPSVSSDAFDQAHVRASAEAVAALLHGAGMTTAEVLEVTTADGRTSRPAVVAHRPGPQGAPTVLLYAHHDVQPPGEAGGWTSDPFEPVQRGERLYGRGAADDKAGVMAHVGALRVLGDELAVGVTVFVEGEEEIGSPTFTDFLHAHRDRLAADVIVVADSGNWKIGVPALTTSLRGLVDCEVEVRVLDHAVHSGMFGGPVLDAVTLMARLVATLHDAAGDVAVAGLVARDDADVDYPEADLRADASAVDGYRLAGTGALSARMWTKPALSVIGLDATSVAQASNTIAPVCRAKLSMRIAPGQDPAEAERLLHDHLLAHAPFGARVSVTPGERGQAFDAGGDSEEMRTARWAFAQAWDHEPVDIGVGGSIPFIAELREVFPEAKILVTGVEDPDSRAHSEDESVHLGELERVVLAEALLLARLGGRV; from the coding sequence GTGACTGGAGTCGACGATCTCGCCCGGCGCACCCGTGAGGCCTTCCCCCGGGTGCGCGCCGACCTGGAGGACCTGGTGCGCATCCCCAGCGTCTCCTCCGACGCGTTCGACCAGGCGCACGTGCGCGCCTCGGCGGAGGCGGTGGCGGCGCTGCTGCACGGCGCCGGCATGACCACGGCCGAGGTCCTCGAGGTGACCACGGCGGACGGACGGACCTCCCGCCCCGCCGTCGTGGCGCACCGGCCCGGCCCGCAGGGCGCGCCGACGGTGCTGCTCTACGCCCACCACGACGTCCAGCCCCCCGGGGAGGCCGGGGGATGGACCTCGGACCCCTTCGAGCCCGTGCAGCGCGGTGAGCGGCTCTACGGCCGCGGCGCCGCGGACGACAAGGCCGGGGTCATGGCGCACGTCGGGGCGTTGCGCGTCCTGGGCGACGAGCTCGCCGTGGGCGTCACGGTCTTCGTCGAGGGTGAGGAGGAGATCGGCTCGCCCACCTTCACCGACTTCCTCCACGCCCACCGCGACCGTCTCGCCGCCGACGTCATCGTCGTCGCGGACTCCGGCAACTGGAAGATCGGCGTCCCGGCCCTGACGACGTCGCTGCGCGGTCTGGTCGACTGCGAGGTGGAGGTGCGGGTGCTCGACCACGCCGTGCACTCGGGCATGTTCGGCGGCCCGGTGCTCGACGCCGTCACCCTCATGGCCCGCCTGGTGGCCACCCTCCACGACGCCGCGGGGGACGTCGCCGTCGCCGGTCTCGTCGCCCGTGACGACGCCGACGTCGACTACCCCGAGGCGGACCTGCGTGCCGACGCCTCGGCCGTCGACGGCTACCGCCTCGCCGGCACCGGAGCGCTGAGCGCCCGCATGTGGACCAAGCCGGCCCTGTCCGTCATCGGCCTGGACGCGACGTCCGTCGCCCAGGCCTCGAACACCATCGCCCCGGTCTGCCGGGCCAAGCTCTCGATGCGCATCGCGCCCGGCCAGGACCCCGCGGAGGCCGAGCGGCTGCTCCACGACCACCTCCTCGCCCACGCGCCGTTCGGTGCCCGCGTCAGCGTCACCCCCGGCGAGCGCGGCCAGGCGTTCGACGCCGGCGGCGACTCCGAGGAGATGCGCACCGCCCGCTGGGCCTTCGCGCAGGCCTGGGACCACGAGCCGGTCGACATCGGCGTGGGCGGGTCGATCCCGTTCATCGCCGAGCTCCGGGAGGTCTTCCCCGAGGCGAAGATCCTCGTCACCGGTGTCGAGGACCCCGACTCCCGCGCCCACAGCGAGGACGAGTCCGTCCACCTCGGCGAGCTCGAGCGGGTGGTCCTGGCCGAGGCCCTGCTCCTGGCACGTCTCGGCGGTCGGGTCTGA
- the coxB gene encoding cytochrome c oxidase subunit II: MRTPSPPPRRPGVRALLLAVGVGLVATACAPADQFPSEPGKGVDVGFLPSERGLTDRTAGLIDLWNGSWVAALVVGVLVWGLTIWVVVAYRRRKNDPELPVQLRYHVPLELMYTVVPILMIGTLFFFSTRVTGEFQDTAAEPDLEIEVYGKQWSWDFNYLSEDVYSSGGRIALTGEAGVEETLPTLYLPVDETVEFTLRSRDVAHSFWIPAFLYKLDILPGRVNTFQVTPQQEGTFSGKCAELCGEFHSEMLFNVAVVDRATFDDQMDQLRAAGQTGRLGEELNRRYLITDDNATEGSQD, from the coding sequence GTGCGTACCCCGTCTCCGCCACCCCGGCGCCCTGGCGTGCGCGCCCTCCTCCTCGCCGTCGGCGTGGGGCTGGTCGCCACCGCGTGCGCCCCCGCGGACCAGTTCCCCAGCGAGCCCGGCAAGGGCGTCGACGTCGGCTTCCTGCCCAGCGAGCGGGGCCTGACCGACCGCACCGCGGGCCTCATCGACCTGTGGAACGGCTCGTGGGTGGCGGCGCTGGTCGTCGGCGTGCTCGTCTGGGGCCTGACGATCTGGGTGGTCGTCGCCTACCGCCGGCGCAAGAACGACCCCGAGCTCCCCGTCCAGCTGCGCTACCACGTGCCGCTGGAGCTGATGTACACCGTCGTCCCGATCCTCATGATCGGCACGTTGTTCTTCTTCTCCACGCGGGTCACCGGGGAGTTCCAGGACACCGCCGCCGAGCCCGACCTCGAGATCGAGGTCTACGGCAAGCAATGGAGCTGGGACTTCAACTACCTCAGCGAGGACGTGTACTCCTCCGGCGGACGGATCGCGCTGACCGGCGAGGCGGGCGTCGAGGAGACCCTGCCGACGCTGTACCTGCCCGTCGACGAGACGGTGGAGTTCACCCTCCGCTCGCGCGACGTGGCGCACTCCTTCTGGATCCCCGCGTTCCTGTACAAGCTCGACATCCTCCCGGGCCGGGTCAACACCTTCCAGGTGACCCCGCAGCAGGAGGGCACGTTCTCCGGCAAGTGCGCCGAGCTGTGCGGGGAGTTCCACTCCGAGATGCTCTTCAACGTCGCTGTCGTCGACCGAGCGACGTTCGACGACCAGATGGACCAGCTGCGCGCCGCCGGCCAGACGGGGCGCCTGGGCGAGGAGCTCAACCGGCGCTACCTCATCACCGACGACAACGCCACCGAAGGGAGCCAGGACTGA
- a CDS encoding FKBP-type peptidyl-prolyl cis-trans isomerase, producing the protein MRRPVALTSLALAAALTLGACSSGDGEESPTAEGTSTASADATPAGDELPTVAGAFGETPEITFPGSGAPAELEVEVLEPGDGAEVGADDYVVANYAGQVWDGEVFDSSFERGAPTGFSLNQVIPGWKEGLTGTNVGDRVLLSIPAELGYGDNPQGEVIEAGDTLVFVVDVVGTYAPDATGQADATAVDPAPELPVTVEGALGEVPSLTVDEGAPEPTEPVVTVIANGTGDAVPAEPGSTVVVQFAETLWDNSQSANTWETSGVTGVTLGQGSVFDKLAGVPVGSRAVIQIPGTPASDTAEASPSLAAVVDVVGAHGPTA; encoded by the coding sequence GTGCGCCGCCCCGTAGCCCTGACCAGCCTCGCCCTCGCCGCTGCCCTGACCCTGGGAGCCTGCTCCTCCGGCGACGGCGAGGAGTCGCCCACGGCCGAAGGGACGTCCACCGCCTCGGCGGACGCCACGCCGGCCGGCGACGAGCTGCCCACCGTGGCCGGCGCCTTCGGCGAGACCCCTGAGATCACGTTCCCCGGCAGCGGTGCGCCCGCCGAGCTCGAGGTCGAGGTCCTGGAGCCCGGCGACGGTGCCGAGGTCGGCGCCGACGACTACGTGGTCGCGAACTACGCCGGACAGGTGTGGGACGGCGAGGTCTTCGACAGCTCCTTCGAGCGCGGCGCACCCACCGGCTTCAGCCTCAACCAGGTCATCCCCGGCTGGAAGGAGGGCCTGACCGGCACCAACGTAGGCGACCGGGTCCTCCTGTCCATCCCGGCCGAGCTCGGCTACGGCGACAACCCCCAGGGCGAGGTCATCGAGGCCGGGGACACCCTCGTCTTCGTCGTCGACGTCGTGGGCACCTACGCCCCCGACGCGACCGGCCAGGCGGACGCCACCGCCGTCGACCCCGCGCCCGAGCTGCCCGTGACCGTCGAGGGCGCACTGGGCGAGGTCCCCAGCCTCACGGTGGACGAGGGCGCCCCCGAGCCCACCGAGCCGGTCGTCACCGTCATCGCCAACGGCACCGGTGACGCGGTGCCCGCCGAGCCCGGCTCCACCGTCGTGGTGCAGTTCGCCGAGACGCTGTGGGACAACAGCCAGAGCGCGAACACCTGGGAGACCTCCGGCGTCACCGGTGTGACCCTGGGGCAGGGCTCCGTCTTCGACAAGCTCGCCGGCGTCCCGGTCGGCTCCCGCGCCGTGATCCAGATCCCCGGCACGCCCGCCAGCGACACCGCGGAGGCGTCCCCCTCCCTCGCCGCCGTCGTCGACGTGGTCGGGGCCCACGGCCCGACCGCCTGA
- the ctaD gene encoding cytochrome c oxidase subunit I, which translates to MAATIEARPEPLPGLRPHKQSLGKIVVSWVTSTDHKVIGYMYLIAAFIFFMIGGVLALLVRAELFEPGMLLQSKEQYNQFFTMHGTIMMLLFATPLFTAFGNILVPLQIGAPDMAFPRLNMYAFWLFLFGGLITVAGFLTPKGAASFGWTAYTPLSNATFSPGVGGDLWILGLAMTGFGTIFGAVNFIATIIALRAPGMTMFRMPIFTWNILITSILVLMAFPVLAAALFGLSADRLLGAQIYNPEAGGALLWQHLFWFFGHPEVYIIALPFFGIISEVIPVFSRKPIFGYKGLVFATISIAALSVTVWAHHMFTTGGVMLSFFSLMTMLIAVPTGVKFFNWIGTMWRGKLSFETPMLYALGFLVTFLFGGLTGIILSSPAMDFQVQDTFFVVAHFHYVVFGTVVFAMYSGFFFWWPKWTGRMLDERLGKIQFWMLFIGFHATFLVQHWLGAQGMPRRYPDYMPEDGFTLYNQISTIGAVLLAASTLPFLYNVYKTSRGPRTVFVDDPWGFGNSLEWATASPVPRHNFTSLPRIRSERPAFDLHHPEVAALDHPEPNRDFLDSMLAGPETADAADVAAERAARRPVTGTGLLEPGRRDDEEGTRR; encoded by the coding sequence ATGGCAGCGACCATCGAGGCCCGGCCGGAGCCCCTCCCCGGCCTACGCCCCCACAAGCAGAGCCTGGGCAAGATCGTCGTGTCCTGGGTGACCTCGACCGACCACAAGGTGATCGGGTACATGTACCTCATCGCCGCCTTCATCTTCTTCATGATCGGCGGCGTGCTGGCGCTGCTCGTGCGCGCCGAGCTCTTCGAGCCCGGCATGCTGCTGCAGTCCAAGGAGCAGTACAACCAGTTCTTCACCATGCACGGCACGATCATGATGCTTCTGTTCGCGACGCCGCTGTTCACCGCGTTCGGCAACATCCTCGTCCCGCTGCAGATCGGCGCACCCGACATGGCGTTCCCCCGCCTGAACATGTACGCGTTCTGGCTCTTCCTGTTCGGCGGGCTCATCACGGTCGCGGGGTTCCTCACCCCCAAGGGGGCGGCCAGCTTCGGCTGGACGGCCTACACCCCCCTGTCGAATGCCACGTTCTCACCGGGCGTGGGCGGTGACCTGTGGATCCTGGGCCTGGCGATGACGGGGTTCGGTACGATCTTCGGCGCAGTGAACTTCATCGCCACGATCATCGCCTTGCGCGCACCGGGCATGACGATGTTCCGGATGCCGATCTTCACCTGGAACATCCTCATCACCTCGATCCTCGTGCTCATGGCCTTCCCGGTGCTGGCCGCGGCCCTGTTCGGCCTGAGCGCGGACCGGCTCCTGGGGGCGCAGATCTACAACCCGGAGGCGGGCGGGGCGTTGCTGTGGCAGCACCTGTTCTGGTTCTTCGGGCACCCCGAGGTCTACATCATCGCGCTGCCGTTCTTCGGCATCATCTCCGAGGTCATCCCCGTCTTCTCGCGCAAGCCGATCTTCGGGTACAAGGGCCTGGTGTTCGCGACCATCTCGATCGCCGCGCTGTCGGTGACCGTGTGGGCGCACCACATGTTCACCACCGGCGGGGTGATGCTCAGCTTCTTCTCGCTGATGACGATGCTCATCGCCGTGCCCACGGGGGTGAAGTTCTTCAACTGGATCGGCACGATGTGGCGGGGCAAGCTCTCCTTCGAGACCCCCATGCTCTACGCGCTCGGCTTCCTCGTGACCTTCCTCTTCGGCGGGCTCACGGGCATCATCCTGTCCAGCCCGGCGATGGACTTCCAGGTCCAGGACACCTTCTTCGTCGTCGCCCACTTCCACTACGTCGTCTTCGGAACCGTGGTGTTCGCCATGTACTCGGGCTTCTTCTTCTGGTGGCCCAAGTGGACCGGTCGGATGCTCGACGAGCGGCTGGGCAAGATCCAGTTCTGGATGCTCTTCATCGGCTTCCACGCCACCTTCCTCGTCCAGCACTGGCTCGGTGCGCAGGGCATGCCGCGCCGGTACCCGGACTACATGCCCGAGGACGGCTTCACGCTCTACAACCAGATCTCCACGATCGGCGCGGTGCTTCTGGCCGCCTCGACGCTGCCGTTCCTCTACAACGTCTACAAGACCTCGCGCGGCCCGCGCACCGTCTTCGTGGACGACCCGTGGGGCTTCGGCAACTCGCTGGAGTGGGCGACGGCGTCGCCGGTCCCGCGGCACAACTTCACCTCGCTGCCCCGCATCCGTTCGGAGCGTCCGGCCTTCGACCTGCACCACCCCGAGGTCGCTGCGCTCGACCACCCCGAGCCGAACCGGGACTTCCTCGACTCCATGCTCGCCGGACCCGAGACCGCGGACGCGGCGGACGTCGCGGCTGAGCGCGCCGCGCGGCGTCCCGTGACGGGGACGGGTCTGCTCGAGCCGGGCCGGCGTGACGACGAGGAGGGGACGAGGCGATGA